A genomic window from Deltaproteobacteria bacterium includes:
- a CDS encoding ROK family protein — protein sequence MDPQHAVIGIDLGGTHVRLGLVRDGRVTGLRKQAMGGLRAPAEVVAFLAAEVRALHAEYGAAAAVGVGVPGIVDPQAGIVLRAPHYPVWRGFPMRQALSDALGCPVAIDNDANAIALGEARYGAGKGLTNFCLLTLGTGVGGGIVLNDQLWRGDAGFAGEVGHIVIEFQGHPCPCGGMGHWEQYCSASGLANLIDASDDPQKIEFLRPFHGESTLVTGTVLLQLAQAGNIFANTLWKKFGAYLGAGVASLTGVLGVEHFVIGGGLVAAWDFFIPEARRSLARRIYPELAQRVVLQRAALGDEGGILGAAALVTVPEGGPCG from the coding sequence ATGGATCCACAACACGCAGTGATCGGCATCGATTTAGGCGGGACACATGTGCGGCTGGGACTGGTGCGGGACGGCCGCGTTACAGGGTTGCGCAAACAGGCGATGGGCGGACTGCGTGCACCTGCGGAAGTCGTGGCCTTCTTGGCGGCCGAAGTGCGCGCATTGCACGCGGAGTACGGCGCGGCGGCGGCCGTCGGCGTGGGCGTGCCGGGCATCGTCGATCCGCAGGCGGGCATCGTGCTGCGCGCCCCGCATTATCCCGTGTGGCGCGGTTTCCCGATGCGACAGGCGTTGTCGGACGCGTTGGGTTGTCCGGTTGCGATCGACAACGATGCGAACGCGATTGCGCTCGGCGAAGCGCGCTATGGTGCGGGGAAGGGGCTGACGAATTTCTGTCTGTTGACGCTCGGCACCGGTGTTGGTGGGGGGATCGTGTTGAACGATCAGCTGTGGCGAGGCGACGCGGGATTTGCCGGCGAAGTCGGGCATATCGTGATCGAATTCCAAGGGCATCCGTGCCCGTGCGGCGGGATGGGGCACTGGGAACAATATTGCTCCGCCTCCGGATTGGCTAATTTGATCGATGCCTCGGATGATCCGCAAAAGATCGAATTCCTGCGGCCGTTTCATGGCGAAAGCACGTTGGTCACCGGCACTGTGCTGCTGCAATTGGCGCAGGCCGGGAATATTTTTGCGAATACGTTGTGGAAAAAATTCGGGGCGTATCTCGGGGCCGGGGTTGCCTCGTTAACCGGCGTGCTCGGTGTCGAACATTTTGTGATCGGCGGTGGGTTGGTGGCGGCGTGGGACTTCTTTATTCCGGAGGCGCGGCGATCGTTGGCGCGTCGCATCTATCCGGAGCTGGCGCAACGGGTCGTGTTGCAGCGCGCGGCGTTAGGCGATGAAGGCGGGATCTTAGGCGCGGCAGCGCTCGTGACAGTCCCGGAGGGCGGTCCATGCGGTTGA
- a CDS encoding glycosyltransferase family 39 protein — translation MHCTRVRAPLTWISLGLLVRWLPSLWVPFFSKDEGFWWALGAALDRGGLLYQAGVDHKPPLFLGSYGLAVSLAGTHAMALLHGVVLCCHVAVAISIHWLTRRGGNALAARYATGTYLLLIIAFITQEVWAANSEVFMLPWMMGAVMAYQRLTESAQWRWTIIIGLLIGIAAHFRQTALFLLPALLLHRWLTADRKGRILAEALLVAGSALFIFGLHALYFWQRGTFPEFWFWNITMSHAYIGEPITLATATWEFTWHTSVILLAALPVWWLVAEAVWQSLANRWSKNAVPVLLGDDAPPLGGGLAEPAATMPLNLQRTSMSAAAARKPQTTRTPSEGRGIAAPATLEVCCLAAMSLAVCIGWRFSHHYYLHLFPFAALLCGVAVATRSAAGKTIAPFRPALAALLLLLPALGFTAEGYYRWYQQTQGGPRPGLRTVAHWLQAHAAPGDSLFIWGYYPDIYADSGLPNASRYVETHFLTGQLREATAPKINQTNIQLWRWLLDDFVTHPPTWFIDTTMHKVSGRYMHPLTLYPELADYVRTHYELVDTIEQVPIYRRHD, via the coding sequence ATGCATTGCACACGCGTACGCGCCCCGCTCACCTGGATATCACTCGGCCTTTTGGTGCGCTGGCTCCCGTCGCTCTGGGTCCCATTTTTTTCGAAGGATGAAGGATTTTGGTGGGCGCTGGGCGCCGCGCTCGATCGCGGCGGACTCCTCTATCAGGCCGGCGTCGACCACAAACCGCCATTATTCTTAGGCAGTTATGGTCTGGCCGTCAGCCTGGCCGGAACACACGCGATGGCGCTGCTGCACGGCGTCGTGCTCTGCTGCCACGTCGCGGTGGCGATCAGCATCCACTGGCTGACACGACGCGGCGGTAATGCATTGGCGGCCCGTTACGCCACCGGCACCTATCTGTTGCTGATCATCGCGTTCATCACCCAAGAAGTATGGGCCGCCAACAGCGAAGTCTTCATGCTCCCCTGGATGATGGGCGCGGTCATGGCCTATCAGCGACTCACAGAAAGCGCGCAGTGGCGCTGGACAATCATCATCGGCCTGCTGATCGGCATTGCCGCCCACTTCCGCCAAACCGCGCTGTTCCTCCTGCCTGCGCTGTTGCTCCACCGCTGGCTCACCGCAGATCGTAAAGGCCGCATCCTCGCGGAAGCCTTGTTAGTCGCCGGCAGCGCGTTGTTCATCTTCGGCCTCCATGCCCTCTACTTTTGGCAGCGCGGCACGTTCCCCGAATTTTGGTTCTGGAACATCACCATGAGCCACGCCTACATCGGCGAACCGATCACCCTCGCCACCGCCACCTGGGAATTCACCTGGCACACCTCAGTCATTCTCCTCGCCGCCCTACCGGTGTGGTGGCTCGTCGCGGAAGCTGTTTGGCAATCGTTGGCAAATCGATGGTCAAAGAATGCTGTCCCTGTTTTGCTCGGCGACGATGCCCCTCCCCTCGGAGGGGGGCTTGCGGAGCCCGCTGCCACTATGCCGCTGAACCTGCAGCGGACGAGCATGAGCGCGGCTGCGGCGCGTAAGCCGCAGACGACGCGTACCCCCTCCGAGGGGAGGGGCATCGCCGCCCCCGCAACATTAGAAGTATGCTGCCTCGCCGCCATGTCGCTCGCCGTTTGCATCGGCTGGCGCTTCAGCCACCATTACTACCTCCACCTCTTTCCCTTCGCCGCGCTGCTCTGCGGCGTCGCAGTCGCCACGCGCAGCGCCGCGGGTAAAACGATCGCGCCATTCCGCCCTGCCCTGGCTGCGTTGCTGTTGCTCCTCCCCGCACTCGGATTCACTGCAGAGGGCTATTACCGCTGGTATCAACAGACGCAGGGCGGTCCCCGCCCGGGACTGCGCACCGTTGCGCACTGGTTACAGGCGCACGCCGCACCCGGCGATTCACTCTTCATCTGGGGCTATTATCCGGACATCTACGCCGACTCCGGCCTCCCCAACGCGAGCCGTTACGTCGAGACGCACTTCCTCACCGGCCAACTCCGCGAAGCCACGGCCCCCAAGATCAACCAAACCAACATCCAACTCTGGCGCTGGCTGCTCGACGACTTCGTCACCCACCCCCCCACCTGGTTCATCGACACGACCATGCACAAAGTGAGCGGTCGCTACATGCACCCCCTCACGCTCTATCCGGAACTCGCGGACTATGTCCGCACGCACTACGAACTGGTCGATACCATCGAACAAGTGCCCATCTATCGCCGCCACGATTAG
- a CDS encoding alpha-ketoacid dehydrogenase subunit beta, whose protein sequence is MTKMSYMEAIRDGLRVAMQRDDRVYIFGEDLGTYGGVFGVTKGLFEEFGFPRVRNTPLSENAILGEAMGAALAGLRPVPEIQFSDFITVCMAPLVDVIGTYRYRFGTNIPVTIRMPSGGGMSVGPFHSKSLEAWFVHAPGFKVVMPSTPTDAKGMLLAAIEDPDPVLFLEHKRLYNLVSEDVDPGYYTVPIGKGIVRREGTHLTIVTWSGMTYLALEAAKALAAEGVEAEVIDLRTIWPLDEELLYSSVRKTNRVVIVHEAVKIGGFGGELVARINEHAFGHLAAPPLRVGAKHCVPPVHPILEKAYLPSLQSVVDAARKVMAY, encoded by the coding sequence ATGACCAAAATGAGCTACATGGAGGCGATTCGTGACGGACTGCGGGTCGCGATGCAACGGGACGACCGTGTCTACATCTTCGGCGAAGATCTCGGTACGTATGGCGGGGTCTTTGGCGTCACGAAGGGACTGTTCGAAGAATTCGGTTTTCCGCGCGTGCGCAACACGCCGCTTTCTGAAAACGCGATCCTTGGCGAGGCGATGGGGGCTGCACTGGCGGGACTGCGGCCTGTTCCTGAAATCCAGTTCTCCGATTTTATCACCGTGTGTATGGCGCCGCTGGTTGACGTGATCGGCACGTATCGGTACCGCTTCGGCACCAATATCCCCGTCACCATTCGCATGCCCTCGGGCGGTGGGATGAGTGTCGGCCCGTTTCACTCGAAATCGCTCGAGGCATGGTTTGTCCATGCGCCGGGATTCAAAGTCGTGATGCCGTCGACCCCGACCGATGCGAAGGGAATGCTGCTGGCCGCGATCGAAGATCCCGATCCGGTCCTTTTTTTGGAACACAAGCGACTCTACAACTTAGTGAGCGAAGACGTCGATCCGGGATACTACACGGTCCCAATCGGCAAAGGGATCGTGCGGCGCGAAGGGACGCACTTAACGATCGTGACGTGGTCGGGGATGACGTATCTCGCGCTGGAGGCCGCAAAAGCGTTGGCTGCGGAGGGTGTCGAGGCCGAAGTGATCGACTTGCGCACCATTTGGCCGCTCGATGAAGAATTGCTCTACAGCTCAGTGCGGAAAACGAATCGCGTGGTGATTGTGCACGAGGCGGTGAAAATTGGCGGATTCGGCGGTGAATTGGTTGCACGGATCAATGAACACGCCTTCGGGCACTTAGCGGCACCACCGCTGCGCGTCGGGGCAAAGCACTGCGTGCCGCCGGTGCATCCGATATTAGAGAAGGCCTATCTGCCGTCGTTGCAAAGTGTCGTCGACGCCGCGCGTAAGGTGATGGCGTACTGA
- a CDS encoding 16S rRNA (uracil(1498)-N(3))-methyltransferase → MPQFRIDPPTITNETVAITGPLAHHVTRVLRCAAGATLRLTDARGTTWRGRIVEATPRVVTVALGAARLEPPPSTRITLAVALLPRDRWRIAVEKSVELGADVIQPLLTARTLIRATERTPRQVAHWQQIADGAAEQCETAWWPQVNAPRPLTALLQDVTQFDRVVWCREREPSATMPTQPATAATRLLCMIGPEGGWTNEEIAQITAANAEPLSLGPRILRTETAALAALIHLQR, encoded by the coding sequence ATGCCGCAATTCCGGATCGATCCACCAACGATAACCAACGAGACCGTCGCAATTACGGGACCGCTCGCCCACCATGTGACGCGGGTCTTACGGTGCGCGGCCGGCGCGACGCTCCGCTTGACCGACGCACGCGGGACGACGTGGCGCGGCCGAATCGTCGAGGCGACACCGCGCGTCGTCACCGTTGCGCTCGGTGCCGCACGCCTCGAACCACCGCCGTCGACGCGCATCACGCTCGCCGTGGCACTCCTGCCACGGGACCGCTGGCGGATCGCTGTGGAAAAATCGGTCGAACTCGGCGCCGACGTGATTCAACCGCTGCTGACCGCACGCACGCTGATCCGCGCGACGGAACGCACCCCGCGCCAAGTCGCACATTGGCAACAGATCGCCGACGGCGCTGCGGAGCAGTGCGAGACAGCGTGGTGGCCGCAAGTGAACGCGCCACGGCCCTTGACGGCACTGCTGCAGGACGTCACGCAATTCGATCGGGTGGTGTGGTGTCGAGAACGCGAGCCCTCCGCAACGATGCCAACGCAACCCGCTACCGCTGCGACACGTCTGCTCTGTATGATCGGTCCGGAAGGCGGATGGACCAACGAAGAAATCGCGCAGATCACCGCTGCCAATGCCGAGCCACTCTCGCTCGGCCCACGCATCCTGCGCACCGAGACTGCCGCACTTGCCGCATTAATCCACTTACAACGTTAA
- a CDS encoding 2-oxo acid dehydrogenase subunit E2, protein MATTVGLPMPQPGETITEGVVVRWIKQVGDLIAEKEPVVELETAKAVYEYESPLAGKIVKIITPVGDEQKVGQPLAWIECDEAAAKKYLRLGVAVELDASGQAISGAAKIGATVGSSGSVTAASAQVATATGGQLLPPLIRTLAKEQGIPESVLATLTGTGPGGKLTKDDLLRYATVQSTGAAAPSVKSCGTTAGRVALPPPLSGSKRVEPTPIRRRIAENMILAKSVVPHAGSTVEVDMTDLLAWREQTKAAFEQRTGAKFRLGGCFLYAVREALKKFPTCNNFYFVDESGKHWIEEHAFMNLGMAVGTERGLIVPVLKGAEQKDFSTLARESDLLIKKAVAGKLMPDDLVGATVTINNPGALGSVHGNQILSYPQSVILGFQAVVERACFVHGACVPRQMMLLTISFDHRLVDGVEAVGLLNACKAVLEAPQQHFANERTPPQGAGYPPPSPFGERVG, encoded by the coding sequence ATGGCTACGACTGTCGGTTTGCCGATGCCTCAACCAGGCGAGACCATCACCGAAGGCGTGGTGGTTCGCTGGATCAAACAAGTCGGGGATCTGATCGCCGAAAAGGAACCGGTAGTGGAATTAGAAACGGCGAAAGCGGTGTATGAATACGAATCACCGTTGGCCGGAAAAATTGTCAAGATCATCACGCCAGTCGGGGATGAACAAAAAGTCGGACAACCGCTGGCCTGGATCGAATGCGACGAGGCTGCGGCCAAAAAATATCTGCGGCTCGGAGTGGCCGTTGAATTAGACGCAAGCGGCCAGGCGATTTCTGGCGCGGCCAAGATCGGTGCGACGGTCGGATCGAGTGGAAGTGTGACGGCGGCGAGCGCGCAGGTCGCGACTGCGACCGGAGGCCAACTCTTGCCACCGCTGATTCGGACCCTGGCAAAAGAACAAGGTATTCCGGAGTCGGTGCTGGCGACGCTGACCGGCACTGGGCCCGGCGGCAAACTGACGAAGGACGATCTATTACGCTACGCCACTGTGCAGTCGACCGGCGCAGCTGCGCCGAGTGTGAAGAGTTGCGGCACGACTGCCGGGCGGGTCGCGTTGCCGCCGCCGTTGAGCGGGAGCAAGCGCGTGGAACCGACTCCGATTCGCCGCCGGATTGCGGAGAACATGATCTTGGCGAAATCGGTGGTCCCGCACGCCGGCTCGACCGTCGAAGTCGATATGACCGACCTGCTCGCGTGGCGCGAACAGACCAAGGCCGCTTTTGAACAACGGACCGGCGCGAAGTTCCGGCTCGGCGGCTGTTTCCTGTATGCTGTCCGCGAGGCGCTGAAAAAATTTCCGACCTGTAACAACTTCTACTTCGTCGATGAGTCGGGCAAACATTGGATCGAAGAACACGCGTTCATGAATCTCGGGATGGCCGTCGGCACGGAGCGCGGATTGATCGTCCCGGTGCTGAAAGGGGCGGAACAAAAGGATTTCAGCACGCTAGCGCGCGAGAGCGATCTGCTGATTAAAAAAGCCGTGGCAGGCAAGTTGATGCCCGACGATCTCGTCGGCGCGACCGTGACGATTAATAACCCAGGCGCCTTAGGCAGCGTGCACGGCAATCAAATCCTGTCGTATCCGCAATCGGTCATCCTCGGTTTCCAAGCCGTCGTCGAACGGGCCTGTTTCGTGCACGGCGCGTGTGTGCCGCGGCAGATGATGTTGCTTACCATCAGTTTCGATCATCGGCTGGTCGATGGCGTCGAAGCGGTCGGCCTGCTGAATGCTTGTAAGGCGGTGCTGGAAGCCCCACAACAACACTTCGCGAATGAGCGCACCCCGCCCCAAGGGGCGGGGTATCCACCTCCCTCTCCCTTTGGGGAGAGGGTTGGGTGA
- a CDS encoding oligopeptide transporter, OPT family, producing the protein MDSQTPAAASPRELTLRAVGLGLVLAIVLGAANAYLGLKVGMTISATFPAAVIAIAAFRLRRSRHRAGESVLEQNIARTTAAVGEGLAAAGIFTLPALLLVKIDGVPVWGHFDYWQSVGLLTAGALLGPLLLIPLRRALTQDPALPFPESHACYELVRSGQGGDANARYVCGAIGAGMLTELGKNSAGLTVIRDTTTWALPLPGGQAVTVAAPLASPALLSVGFIIGPLYSFVTAAGGALGWLLLVPILLLLQHDATLSSLTPSELTTQIWRSQVRPIAVGAMLVAALATLWGLRHSIVAALQHARRRPGVSTTADAARTQDLPTRAIVPVALGIAAVLGVVVFTVTRQFGLSLILVPGVVVTSFLVSIVGAWLVGLIGGSNQPVSGLTLCVLLLMGLCLLPFSIPAAPAAALLIGGAAVTCAATGLAGNLIQEVKIGELLGASPWKMELVQLLTTALVALTTVAPMVLLHESAAAKAVAMGGLPIGIGGAALPAPQANLMAQIVTALLGGTIAWQLVGVGIGLGLLMVLCRVPAPMLVAVGMYLPLDASLAIALGGICRWLLQRTSRAFDPNRRGIMEHRATLIASGLIAGEALMGVLLAGVVLGLLHLAESTPAQYGHLAQKLSLAGWWTGQSTLGWYHAVGGWLAFAVFALTAAGMIGIPRWTTQRRTSRLC; encoded by the coding sequence ATGGACTCGCAAACCCCAGCCGCCGCATCCCCGCGTGAACTCACGTTGCGCGCCGTCGGCTTAGGTCTGGTGCTGGCGATCGTGCTCGGTGCAGCCAATGCGTATCTCGGGTTGAAAGTCGGCATGACAATTTCCGCCACATTCCCCGCTGCGGTGATTGCGATTGCGGCCTTCCGGCTCCGCCGCTCCCGACACCGCGCCGGCGAGAGCGTACTGGAACAAAACATTGCCCGCACGACGGCTGCGGTCGGCGAGGGCCTGGCAGCCGCCGGGATCTTCACCCTCCCCGCGTTGCTGCTGGTCAAGATCGACGGCGTCCCGGTGTGGGGACATTTCGATTATTGGCAGAGCGTCGGTCTGCTCACGGCCGGTGCGCTGTTAGGCCCGCTGCTCCTGATTCCGCTGCGGCGTGCCCTCACGCAGGATCCGGCGCTGCCGTTTCCGGAAAGCCACGCCTGTTATGAACTCGTGCGCAGTGGGCAAGGCGGCGACGCGAACGCGCGCTACGTCTGCGGCGCGATCGGCGCTGGCATGCTCACGGAACTCGGCAAGAACAGCGCCGGCCTGACGGTCATTCGCGACACCACCACCTGGGCGCTACCGCTCCCCGGCGGCCAAGCCGTTACTGTCGCCGCACCACTTGCCTCGCCCGCACTGCTCAGCGTCGGATTCATCATCGGCCCGCTCTACTCCTTCGTGACCGCAGCCGGCGGCGCGCTCGGCTGGCTGCTGCTCGTCCCGATCCTCCTGCTGTTGCAACACGACGCAACCTTGTCGAGCCTTACCCCGAGCGAGCTGACCACACAGATCTGGCGCTCTCAAGTCCGCCCGATCGCCGTCGGGGCGATGCTCGTCGCCGCGTTGGCCACGTTGTGGGGATTGCGACACAGCATCGTCGCGGCCCTGCAACACGCCCGTCGTCGGCCCGGCGTAAGCACAACAGCTGACGCGGCTCGCACGCAGGACCTCCCGACCCGTGCGATCGTGCCGGTGGCCCTCGGGATTGCGGCCGTGTTGGGCGTCGTGGTCTTCACCGTCACCCGACAATTCGGTCTGAGTCTCATCCTAGTGCCCGGCGTCGTCGTCACGAGTTTCCTCGTCAGTATTGTCGGGGCCTGGTTAGTCGGCCTGATCGGCGGCTCCAACCAACCGGTCTCCGGACTGACGCTCTGCGTGCTGCTGCTGATGGGACTCTGCCTGCTCCCGTTTTCCATCCCGGCCGCTCCGGCTGCGGCGCTGCTGATCGGCGGCGCGGCAGTCACCTGCGCAGCCACCGGACTGGCCGGCAACCTGATCCAAGAGGTCAAGATCGGTGAATTACTCGGGGCCTCGCCGTGGAAAATGGAACTGGTGCAGCTCCTCACGACCGCTCTCGTGGCCCTCACAACGGTCGCGCCGATGGTCTTGCTGCACGAGAGTGCCGCTGCGAAGGCCGTCGCGATGGGCGGATTGCCGATCGGCATCGGCGGCGCCGCACTCCCGGCACCCCAGGCCAATCTGATGGCCCAGATCGTCACTGCGCTGTTGGGCGGGACCATTGCATGGCAACTCGTCGGTGTCGGCATCGGGCTGGGCCTGCTGATGGTCCTCTGCCGCGTCCCCGCTCCCATGTTGGTCGCGGTCGGCATGTACCTTCCACTCGACGCCTCACTGGCCATCGCCCTCGGAGGCATTTGCCGATGGCTCCTCCAACGAACGTCGCGCGCCTTCGATCCCAACCGACGTGGCATTATGGAACACCGTGCCACCTTGATCGCCTCCGGACTGATTGCCGGCGAGGCCCTGATGGGCGTGTTGCTCGCCGGAGTCGTGCTCGGACTGCTGCATTTGGCGGAAAGTACGCCGGCACAATATGGGCACTTGGCGCAGAAACTTTCTCTCGCAGGATGGTGGACGGGGCAATCCACACTTGGCTGGTATCACGCGGTCGGTGGCTGGCTCGCCTTCGCGGTCTTTGCGCTCACGGCTGCGGGGATGATCGGGATCCCGCGCTGGACGACCCAGCGGCGGACTAGCAGGTTGTGTTGA
- a CDS encoding thiamine pyrophosphate-dependent dehydrogenase E1 component subunit alpha: protein MTEWTLAVRDFEIPKETALGLYRLLVQTRLFEDEIYYICSNQTPHNPFIVGKGYLSTGQEAVSAGAAFAITNDDWFPQSHRDMAAHFHRGVTVLEAFQQYRCTKNCPTHGRDGNMHFAKAGTNMLGFTSHMGQNVAVALGMAWAEQYRKTNRVAITTFGEGAAQQGIIHESMNYAVVFKLPVVFLINNNRWAISVPVKEQMATEDLAQRGPAYGMPSVIVDGNDVFAVYRACVAGVERARAGDGPSLIECKTMRMAGHGTHDPATYVPDTEKKAWAARDPVERAKIYLIERQWWNDNEDKALRTAIKAEIDRAVEIAGDDEPPDPATAATGAYSAEYPVE from the coding sequence ATGACGGAATGGACATTGGCGGTGCGGGATTTCGAGATTCCCAAAGAGACGGCGTTGGGCCTGTATCGGTTGTTGGTGCAGACGCGGTTGTTCGAAGACGAGATCTATTACATCTGTTCCAATCAAACGCCGCACAATCCGTTCATCGTCGGCAAGGGCTACTTGAGCACCGGCCAAGAGGCGGTCTCGGCGGGCGCGGCCTTTGCGATCACGAACGACGATTGGTTTCCGCAATCGCACCGCGATATGGCCGCGCACTTTCATCGCGGCGTGACAGTCCTCGAGGCCTTCCAACAATACCGCTGCACCAAAAATTGCCCGACGCACGGACGCGACGGCAATATGCACTTCGCCAAGGCCGGGACCAACATGCTCGGGTTCACTTCGCATATGGGGCAAAACGTCGCCGTGGCGCTCGGGATGGCGTGGGCAGAGCAATATCGGAAAACCAACCGCGTCGCCATTACGACATTCGGGGAGGGTGCGGCGCAGCAAGGCATTATTCACGAATCGATGAACTACGCCGTGGTCTTCAAACTTCCGGTCGTCTTTCTTATTAACAACAATCGGTGGGCGATCTCCGTGCCGGTGAAAGAGCAAATGGCCACGGAAGACTTGGCGCAGCGTGGGCCCGCGTATGGCATGCCGTCGGTGATCGTGGATGGCAACGATGTCTTCGCCGTGTATCGGGCCTGTGTGGCGGGCGTGGAGCGGGCGCGTGCGGGCGACGGGCCGTCGTTGATCGAATGCAAGACGATGCGGATGGCGGGACATGGGACCCACGACCCGGCTACGTATGTGCCGGACACGGAAAAGAAGGCGTGGGCGGCGCGTGATCCGGTGGAACGCGCGAAGATCTATCTGATCGAACGCCAGTGGTGGAACGACAACGAAGACAAAGCGCTGCGGACGGCCATTAAAGCGGAGATCGATCGTGCCGTGGAGATCGCCGGTGACGACGAGCCGCCCGATCCCGCCACAGCGGCGACGGGGGCGTATTCGGCGGAATATCCGGTGGAGTGA
- a CDS encoding ChbG/HpnK family deacetylase: MRLSVVIPAYNEAENLTRTLPQLCGDFPVRPDEIIVVDDGSRDDTAAVVQRAAANDARVRLVQLPRNMGKGAAVRAGLAASTSDAVLYTDADLIYHFSDLPRWLTLLEHADVVNGNRRLPDSVFLVPTRLFPYVVKRARIGLLFNAVVRCLLPIRTTDTQSGLKLMRRAVAQRFAASGTVNDFSFDVEFCALLGRWGSRLVDVPVRLDYRDEISRVRLVRDGWRMWCQLWRLRRRLRDVRCEAEPQLTVTADDFGISEPVSRGILEAHTDGLVTATSVMTNMPAAATMVPSLAAHPQLQVGIHLNATAGVPLTSEGQWLADAAGTMSRRHFLWCYIASPRRTGRVLALEWRAQMERLIVWGVKPTHLDSHHHVHIFPGVRRVALALAQRYGIARVRAPLDRDFLCSPTKWPLLWWARTFARMARQVGIAVADHFCGGRLLTATDKTAALQALLSALAPGHTELYCHPGHADPALPDPYRDGRVAELAALKAAKSAAV, from the coding sequence ATGCGGTTGAGTGTGGTCATTCCCGCGTACAATGAAGCGGAAAACTTGACGCGCACACTGCCGCAGCTCTGCGGCGATTTTCCGGTGCGCCCGGATGAAATCATTGTGGTCGATGACGGGAGTCGCGACGACACGGCCGCGGTGGTGCAACGGGCCGCCGCGAACGATGCGCGCGTGCGTTTAGTCCAATTGCCGCGCAATATGGGCAAGGGTGCGGCCGTGCGGGCCGGGCTGGCGGCCTCGACGTCCGACGCGGTGCTCTACACCGATGCCGACTTGATCTACCACTTTAGCGATTTACCGCGCTGGTTGACATTGTTGGAACACGCCGACGTGGTGAACGGGAATCGCCGTCTGCCGGATTCGGTCTTTCTGGTGCCGACGCGGCTGTTTCCGTACGTGGTCAAACGTGCGCGGATCGGATTGCTGTTCAACGCGGTCGTTCGTTGCCTGCTCCCTATCCGGACCACGGATACGCAAAGTGGACTGAAGTTGATGCGGCGTGCCGTGGCGCAGCGCTTCGCCGCCAGCGGGACGGTCAACGATTTCAGCTTCGATGTCGAGTTCTGCGCGCTGCTGGGACGCTGGGGGAGCCGGTTGGTCGATGTCCCGGTGCGGCTCGACTATCGCGACGAAATCTCACGCGTCCGCTTGGTGCGCGACGGATGGCGGATGTGGTGCCAGTTATGGCGCTTACGGCGGCGGCTTCGCGATGTGCGCTGCGAAGCGGAGCCACAGCTGACCGTGACGGCGGACGACTTCGGTATCTCGGAACCGGTGTCGCGCGGCATCCTCGAAGCCCACACCGACGGATTAGTCACGGCAACATCCGTGATGACCAACATGCCGGCGGCCGCGACGATGGTGCCGAGTTTGGCCGCGCATCCGCAATTGCAAGTCGGCATCCACCTCAATGCTACGGCCGGCGTGCCGCTAACGTCGGAAGGGCAATGGCTGGCGGATGCGGCCGGAACGATGTCGCGGAGACATTTTCTGTGGTGTTATATCGCGTCGCCGCGGCGAACCGGTCGCGTGCTGGCGTTGGAGTGGCGTGCGCAGATGGAGCGCTTGATCGTCTGGGGCGTCAAGCCGACGCACCTCGATAGTCATCACCATGTCCACATTTTTCCCGGCGTGCGCCGCGTGGCACTCGCGTTAGCGCAGCGGTACGGCATCGCCCGCGTCCGGGCGCCGTTGGACCGCGATTTTTTGTGCTCGCCCACGAAATGGCCGCTGTTGTGGTGGGCGCGGACGTTTGCGCGGATGGCGCGGCAAGTCGGCATCGCCGTCGCCGACCATTTTTGCGGCGGACGCCTCCTGACGGCGACGGACAAGACCGCCGCGCTGCAAGCGCTGTTGTCCGCCCTCGCGCCCGGCCACACGGAACTCTATTGCCACCCCGGCCACGCGGACCCCGCACTGCCGGACCCATACCGCGACGGCCGTGTCGCCGAGCTCGCCGCACTGAAGGCCGCGAAATCGGCCGCCGTCTAG